GAGGTCAAGTTGACGGGCAAGGTGGACGATCCTTCAACGGTCAGTCTCGCCGGACGTCCGATCGTGAATCTGCGTCACTTCCCGAGACTGGCTGCCGGGCAGCATGAGACGCCCGCCGTACACGAACTCGTGATGTCGATCATGGACGACCCGCGCATGGCCGACGTGTGGGCAGGCGAGGGGCAACTGAGCTTGCCCGTCGCCGAGGGTGAAGAGATTTCCGACCTCGCGCCTGTGCGCGTCGGCGCGGGTTATCGGCTGTCGATGTCGTACACGGTGACGGACCTGAAGACGCTGAGCGACGGCACGCAGGCTGCGTGAGACTGACGATCACACCGCTATCGAAGTAAAGCCACGCGGCCCAGGAAGCAAAACTTCCGGGCCGCGTGGCTTGTTGCGCATTTGATCGCGCAATACGCGACGGCTATTACGCCGCGAGCCGCTCTTCATGACGGGCAACGACGGCCGCTTCGTCGCTGAGCGCCTTCTGCGCAGACGGGCGAGCTTCGACGCGCGCCACATAGGCCATCAGGTTCTTCAGATGGTCGAGCTTCACACCCGAACGCTCATGCCACATCGTTGCCCACACGTAGGCGTCGGCGACCGTGAACTGCTCGCCCGTCAGATACGGGCGTCCATCGGCGAGACGTTTGTCGAGCGCGGCGTAGGCCGACAGCAGCTTGTTCGTATGAAATGCGATGCCCTCCGGCGTCATCAGTTTGCGCATCAGCGGAATGTGTTTTTGCGCGATCTCGGTGGCAACGAACGTTAGCAGTTGATCCATGCGCACGCGCTCGATCGTCCCGCGTTGCGGAATCAGATCGGAGCCGGGATGCTGGTCCGCCAGGTACGACGCGATCACGACCGTTTCCGTCAGGACGTCCTGACTTTCGTTGTCGAGTTCGAGCGCGGGCACATACAGCAGCGCATTGACATCGGCGAACGCCAAGCCATTCGACGTCGACTTGCCGAGCACGTCGAAATGCACGAGTTCCGGCGCGAGGCCGAGTTCGTTGGCGACGAGCTGGACGGCGAGCGAGCAGGTTGCTTTGGCGATATAGAGCTTCATGGTCGACATTCCTTGTAGCGCGGACCGGTCAGGGTCGGGTTTCGTTGGGGCGCCGTCGTCGGCACCGTTGCAGCAAAGTATGGGCAGTTTCCGTTGCGCGATAAACGGGGGAAGGGGAGTCGCTGAGTCGCTTTGCAAGCGACAATCCGGCGGGGGTATGCGTACGTCACGCGGTTTTGTGTGGGCGCAACGTGTTTCGATTGTCGCGTTGTGGGAGACGCACTGAATACCGCGCGGTTGTTTATCGAGAGAGTATCGGGCCGCATAATCGGGCCCCTGTCTATCAGCCGTGATGCAGCGTTGCATCCCCGGCTCCTCTCCTGTCATTACCTCTCTCCCGATCATGCGCACTCCCTCGTCTAACGGCGCGGAGGGCAACAAGCTGCTGATTCTGGCCGCCGTTTGCCTCGCCGCGTTAGTCTTGCCCCTGTCTTTCTCCGGGGGCGCTGTCGCGACTCCTGCAATCGGTCGCGATCTTGGCGGGACGGCCACGTCGCTGACCTGGATCACGAATGCGTTCATGTTGACGTTCGGCAGCTTGCTGATGGCAGCGGGCGCACTCGCGGACCAGTTCGGTCGAAAGAAGCTGTTTGTTGTCGGGCTCGGCGGTTTCGTGCTGACGTCGGCGGCGATGAGCTTCGTGCCGTCGGTGTTATGGCTCGACATCTTGCGCGGCGCACAGGGCGTGGTCGCCGCCGCATCGCTGTCGAGCGGCGCTGCTTCGCTTGCTCAGGAGTTCGATGGACATGCGCGCACCCGCGCGTTCAGCCTGCTTGGCACGAGCTTCGGTATCGGCCTCGCATTCGGGCCGTTGATGGCGGGTGTGCTGATCGAGCACTTCGGCTGGCGTTCGATTTTCATGGTCATCGCAGCGATCGGTACGCTTGCGTTCATGTTCGGCGTGCCGCGCATGCGCGAGACGCGCGATCCGGGCGCGACGGGCCTCGACTATCCCGGCACGATCACCTTTACGGCGACGCTCGTTCTGTTCACGTTCGGTGTCATTCAGGCGCCGGCGAGCGGATGGGACAGCGCGCCCGTCGTCCTGCTGCTGATCGCTTCCGCCGTTTTCCTCGTTGCCTTCATCGTGATCGAGACCAGCGTGAAGCGGCCGATGCTGGAGCTGAGTCTGTTTCGCTATCCGCGATTCGTCGGCGTGCAGATCTTGCCGGTGGGGACGTGCTACTGCTATATCGTGCTCGTCGTGATGCTGCCGTTGCGCTTCATCGGCGCGGAAGGACTCAGCGAAATCGACGCGGGCGTGCTGATGATCGCGTTGTCGGCGCCGATGCTGGTGGTGCCGCTTCTCGTTGCATCGTTCACGCGTTGGGTATCAGCCGGTGTGCTGTCCGGTGTCGGCTTTCTGATCGCCGCGGCGGGACTCTACTGGCTGAGCCTCGTCGACTTCAGCGGAGCGAAGGCCGCGCTGGTGATGCCGATGCTGGTGATCGGCATCGGCGCGGGCATGCCGTGGGGCTTGATGGATGGCCTGTCCGTCAGCGTCGTGCCCAAAGAGCGCGCGGGCATGGCAGCAGGCATATTCAGCACGACGCGCGTGGCGGGTGAAGGGATTGCGCTCGCCATCGCGACTGCCATTCTTGCGGCGTTGGCGCACACGAGCCTGATGCACGTGGTGCCGGATACGGACGCTAGAGTCGGCGCGCGAATCGCGGAAGCGGCACAACGCGTCGTTGCCGGCGACATGATCCATGCGGCGGCGATTCTTCCGGAAGCCACCCGTCACGCGCTCTCGATGAGTTACGCCGATGCATTCACGCGCCTTCTGCATGTGCTGATCGTCATCACGCTGCTATCCGCCGTGGCGACGTTCGCATTCCTCAGTCGCACGCCCGGTCAGAATGACGAACCCGACGCGCAGACACGAGAAAAGCAGTTGAAAGAAACGGTGGACGCATAGCGTGAACCACACGGCTGTCTCACGCGTAATTGCAATGGACCTGCTAAAGTGGCCGAACCCCTCGATTCCACGCCAATCGATCGTCAAATGAACGAACGCGCAGATGCACCGATCAATGAGATCGCGGTCTTCGTTGCGGTCGCGCAGAGCGGCAGCTTCACCCGCGCGGCCGAAGAAATAGGCAGCAGCAAGTCGAATGTCGGGAAGGCGGTACAGCGGCTCGAAGCGCGCCTCGGCACGAAGCTGTTCCAGCGTACGACGCGCGCGGTCCGCCTCACCGAAGATGGCGAGACCTATCTACAGGCCGCCCAACAGGCGCTCGACGGTCTACGCGAAGCGGAGCAGCAGCTCGCGTCGAGACGCTCGGAGCCGGCGGGGCGCGTCAAGATCGATCTGCCTGCGGGGTTCGGCCGGCTGCTGCTTCCCAGCTTCATTCAACTGCGCGACAAGCATCCAAAGATCACGCTCGAAGTGGCGCTTACCGACCGGATGTCGGACCCCATCGGCGAAGGATGGGATGTCGTCGTGCGTATTGGTGCGTTGCCCGATGATAGCGAGCTGACGGTGCGCAAGCTGTGCGACCTGCGCCTCGGGCTCTATGCGTCGCCGGAGTACCTTCAACGGCGCGGCGATATTCACGATATCGGCGCGCTCGCTGCACACGATGCGATCGTTTTTCGTGGACCTTCAGGACGTTTGCGCGCATGGACGTTGCAGGATAGCGATGCTGTCAGGGAGTATTCGCCACAGCCCGTGCTGGTGCTCGCCGACGGACAGGCGCTCGTGGAAGCGGCCGTCGCCGGCTTCGGCGTCGCGCAGATTCTCGATCGCGTGGCGCTTCCGTATGTGAAGGCGGGAAGGCTCGTGCATCTGTTGCCGAATGCCGATGTCGATGGGCCACCCGTGCACGCGATTATCTCGCTCGGGCAGAAAATGGCGGCGAAGACGCGCGCGGTCGTCAATCATCTCGCGGAGACGTTGCAGCGAGAGGGGCGCTAGGCGCTTGTGTTTCGATCTCTCCGATAAAGGGTTTATTGAGGATTTCGGGGGGGTGTGGCTGCCGGATGTTTGAGTTTTGTTCTGCGCGGACGCCGTTGGTCTTTCGCTTTCGCTTTTGCTTTTGCTGGCATCCGCGTTATGCCTACGTGCTGCAAGCGTCGCCCCTGTGCGGGGCGGCACCTACTTTTCTTTGCCGCCGCAAAGAAAAGTAGGCAAAAGAAAGCGGCTAACACCGCCAATCCTTGTTATTGCCTGCGGGCCCCCAACGGCCGCGTCCCGTTCGCGGCGGCGTTCTTGCTGAGACCCGCTGCCAACGCTCTTGCCAGTCACATCACCTCCTTCAATCACCCGTAGAGAGGCTGGCGGCAGCGAATCGTTGCTGCCGCCCAGGTGGCAAACTGTGTGTAGGTTGTCGCGTCACACAAGTCTGCGCTCTTGCGACACCGACCTTGCTTTCCAGTCCGGAGTGATGCGTACGACGCGAAAGCCTGCTCACAGTTGTCACCATCAAGCCTTACTTCTGTGCGACTGTCGTTTGCGTCGCGGTTGGATGCCCCGCTTCACCCAGCGCGGCCGGCTGCGGAACGACATCATCCCATCCACCGCCAAGCGCGCGAATCAGATTGACCGTCGATGCAGTCTGCACGCCCTGCAATTGCACGGCCGCGCGTCTTGCCTGCAAAACAGTCCGCTCGGCGTCGATCACATCGAGATAGTTCACAGCGCCTTCCACATACTGCTTGCGGGAGAGATCGGCGGCGCGCTGCGAGGCGTTGACGGCTTCTTCCTGAGTTCGCGTCTGGGTTTCGAGGATGCGCATGTCGGAGAGGTTGTCTTCGACTTCCTGAAACGCGACGAGCACCTGCTGGCGATACTTCGCCACATCCTCTTCATAGACGGCGCGCGCATTCGCCAGATTTCCCTTGCGACGGCCACCGTCGAAGATCGGCACGTTCAGCGCGGTGCCCGCCAGCGGACCTAACAGAAACGCGCGGCTGCTCCATTTGAAGAGATCGCCGAGCGTTGCCGATTCGAAGCCTCCCGTGCCCGTCAGCGTCAGCGACGGGAAGAACGCAGCCTTCGCAACGCCGATGCGCGCATTGGCGGCCGCCATGCCGCGCTCGGCGGCAGCGATATCCGGACGGCGCTCCAGTAGCGATGAAGGCAGGCCAGGCGGAATCCGAAAGTTGACGGGTTCGAGCGGATTGACCGCCATCGAAAATTCTGCGGGCGCGTGGCCGAGCAGAACCGCGAGGCCGTGCTCGGAAGCCGCGCGAAGGCGCTGCACCGTCATCGCGTCGGACTTCGCTGATGCAAGCTCGGCCTGTGCGCGTTGCAGATCGAGTTCCGTGATGTCGCCTTCCGCAAATCGACGCTGCACGAGCTTCAACGCCTGTTCACGCAACGATACGGCCTGCGCGAACACCTGCGCTTCGGCATCGAGTTCACGCAACGCAAAGTAGTTTTGCGCGACATCCGCCTGAAGCGTCAGCAGCACCGAACGATAGAGCGCTTCGCTTTGTTGCGTATCGGCTTTTGCGGCATCGACGCTCGACGCGACGCGGCCAAACAGATCGACCTCGTATGATGCGCTAGCCTGCGCGCGCCAGAAGGTTTGCTGCGGCACGTTCGTGCCGTCGGGTTCGAACAGCGATGCCGCCGACACGCGTTGCCGCGTCGGGCCGAAACCCGCATCGAGCGTCGGGAACAGGCCCGCGCGCGCAGCCTGGTTCAGTGCACGCGCTTCCTTCACGCGCGCCGCGGCCGCCTTCAGATTCTGATTGGCGTCGAGCGCCTGCTGTTCCAGTTCATCGAGCTTCGGATCGGCGAACACTTTCCACCACTCGCCTCGGGCCACGTCCTCGGAAGGCTGCGCCGCCTTCCAGGCGCCCACTGCTTCACCCGCAAGCGGTTGGGGCGGCGCTTCCTTGAACGTGCCGCTGACGCCCGGCGTCGCGGGCACGTCGTAGGTCGGCGCCAGCGAGCAACCGGCGACGACCAGCAGCGCGCCAAGCAGCAGCGAACCCGTAAAACCCTGTTTCCAGAATGTGCTTCTCATGATGATGCTCCTTAATCCTGCAAGGCCGGTTCGCGGACCTTCGCATCCGCTGCGGCGGGCCTGCCGCTCGCGCCATGTTCGTTGCCGTCGCGCTCGTCCGGACCATGAACGTGCGGACGGCGGCCGTGCTTGTCCCTGAGCCGCTTGCCGCCCGAGAGCTTGCGCAGGAGCACGTAGAACACGGGCGTCAGCAGCAGCCCGAAGAACGTGACGCCCAGCATCCCGAAGAACACCGCAATGCCCATCGCGCGACGCATCTCCGAGCCCGCGCCCGTCGAGATGACGAGCGGCACCACACCCATGATGAAAGCGATCGACGTCATCAGAATCGGACGCAAGCGCAGGCGACATGCTTCGATCGCGGCCTGCACGATCGAGCGCCCCTGAATTTCCAGCTCCCGCGCGAACTCGACGATCAGAATCGCGTTCTTCGCCGACAGACCGACCAGCACCATCAAGCCGATCTGCGTGAAGATGTTGTTGTCGCCACGCGTGAGCCACACGCCGAACAGCGCGGACAGAATGCTCATCGGCACGATCAGGAGAATGGCGAGCGGCAGCGTGAGGCTTTCATACATTGCGGCCAGTACGAGGAACACCAGCAGCACGCTGATGGGAAACACCCAGAACGCCGTATTGCCCGTCAAAATCTGCTGATACGTGAGATCGGTCCACTCGAATCGGATGCCGCGCGGCAAGGTCTGCGCGGCGATGCGTTCGACGGCCGCCATCGCCTGACCCGACGAGTAGCCTGGCGCGGGACCGCCGTTGATGTCTGCGGCGAGATAGCCGTTGTAGCGCACCACCATTTCCGGGCCGTAAGTCGGCGTCACCTTCACGAGCGACGACAGCGGCACCATCTCGCCTTTGTCGTTGCGCGTCTTCAGTTGCAGGATGCTGTCCGCCGTCGCGCGAAACGGCGCGTCGGCCTGCGCCCGAACCTGATACACACGGCCGAATTTGTTGAAGTCGTTCACGTACAGCGAGCCGAGATAGATCTGCATCGTGTCGAAGACGTCCGTCACGGACACGCCGAGTTGCTTCGCCTTCTCGCGGTCCAGTTCGACGTTCAGCTGAGGCACGTTGATCTGATAGCTGGAGAAAGACGGGCCGAGTTCGGGCGCCTTCGCAGCCGCGGCGAGGAACGCCTGCGTGGCCTTGTTCAGCGCTTCGTAGCCGAGCGCGCCGCGGTCCTCGATCTGCAGCTTGAATCCGCCGATCGTGCCGAGACCCTGAACGGGCGGCGGCGGAAACGTCGCAATGGCCGCGTCCTTGATGCCCGCGTATTTCGTGTTCAATCCGCCGACGATGTCGGCCGCCTTTTCGCCTTTGCCGCGCTCCTTCGACGGGTTGGTCACGGAGAACACCAGGCCGCTGCTCGACGAATTCATCAGGCCCGTCACCGACAGCCCCGGGAATTCCGTCGTGTGCTTGACACCCGGCTGCTGGCGCGCGATGTCGCCCATTTCGTTCACCACCTTCTCGGTGCGATCGAGCGATGCGCCTGCGGGCAGTTGCAGGATGCTCACGAAATAGTCCTTGTCCTGCGCGGGGACGAAGCCGCCGGGCACGATCTTGCCCAGCAGGACGGTGCCGCCCAGCAGCACGGCATACACGGCCATCATCGCGAGCTTGCGGTTGATGATGCCGCCGACACCCTTGCCGTACGCGTCGGAACCGCGATTGAACAGCCTGTTGAACAGGTTGAAGAACGGCCCGAAGACGCGGTCCATAACGCGCGTGAGCCAATCCTTTGGCGCGTGATGGTCCTTCAGCAGCAGGGCCGAGAGGGCCGGCGACAGCGTGAGCGAGTTGAACGCCGAGATGACGGTCGAAATCGCAATCGTCATCGCGAACTGCTTGTAGAACTGCCCGGTGAGCCCCGACATGAACGCAAGCGGAACGAACACGGCGACCAGCGTGAGCGCAATCGCGATGATCGGGCCGCTCACTTCCCGCATCGCCTCATACGATGCTTCGAGCGGTGTGAGGCCCGCCGCGATATTGCGCTCGACGTTCTCGACGACGACGATCGCATCGTCGACCACAATGCCGATAGCCAGCACCATGCCGAACAGCGATAACGCGTTGATCGTGAAGCCGAACGCGAGCATCAGCGAGAACGTGCCGACAATCGACACGGGCACCGCGAGCAGTGGAATCAGCGAAGCGCGCCAGGTTTGCAGAAACACGATGACCACGACCACCACGAGGAGAATCGCCTCGAACAGCGTGTGCACCACGGCATCGATGCTTTCTCGCACGAACTGCGTCGGGTCGTAGACGATCTCCGCCTTGACGCCTTCGGGCATGTCCTTTTGCATTTCGGCTGTAAGACGGCGGATATCGTCCGAGATCTGCAGTGAGTTCGCATTGGGCTGCTGGAAGAGGATGATCTGAACGGCCTTCTTCCCGTCGATACCCGCGCGCAGCGCGTAATCGGACGCGCCCATCTCGACGCGCGCGACGTCACCCAGATGCGTGACCGCGCCATCGGGCGACGTCTTCAGGATGATCCTGCGGAACTCGTCCTCCGTTTTCAGGCGGCCTTGCGCGTTCACGCTCAGCTGCAGCGGAATGTTGGTCGACATCGGCGCGCCGCCGACGATGCCCGCCGCGACCTGCACGTTCTGCTCGCGAATCGCCTTGACGACGTCGGTTGCCGTCAGGTTCTGGCGCGCCACCTTGGTTGGATCGAGCCACACGCGCATCGAATAGTCGCCCGAACCCCATAGCACGACTTCGCCGACGCCCGGCACCTGCGCGAAGCGGTCCTTGATGTTGATGAGCGCGTAGTTGCGCAGATACGTCAGGTCGTAGCGATCGTTCGGCGAGACGAGATTGACGCCCATCGTGAGCGT
The Paraburkholderia hospita DNA segment above includes these coding regions:
- a CDS encoding glutathione S-transferase family protein; translated protein: MKLYIAKATCSLAVQLVANELGLAPELVHFDVLGKSTSNGLAFADVNALLYVPALELDNESQDVLTETVVIASYLADQHPGSDLIPQRGTIERVRMDQLLTFVATEIAQKHIPLMRKLMTPEGIAFHTNKLLSAYAALDKRLADGRPYLTGEQFTVADAYVWATMWHERSGVKLDHLKNLMAYVARVEARPSAQKALSDEAAVVARHEERLAA
- a CDS encoding LysR family transcriptional regulator gives rise to the protein MNERADAPINEIAVFVAVAQSGSFTRAAEEIGSSKSNVGKAVQRLEARLGTKLFQRTTRAVRLTEDGETYLQAAQQALDGLREAEQQLASRRSEPAGRVKIDLPAGFGRLLLPSFIQLRDKHPKITLEVALTDRMSDPIGEGWDVVVRIGALPDDSELTVRKLCDLRLGLYASPEYLQRRGDIHDIGALAAHDAIVFRGPSGRLRAWTLQDSDAVREYSPQPVLVLADGQALVEAAVAGFGVAQILDRVALPYVKAGRLVHLLPNADVDGPPVHAIISLGQKMAAKTRAVVNHLAETLQREGR
- a CDS encoding MFS transporter, with the protein product MRTPSSNGAEGNKLLILAAVCLAALVLPLSFSGGAVATPAIGRDLGGTATSLTWITNAFMLTFGSLLMAAGALADQFGRKKLFVVGLGGFVLTSAAMSFVPSVLWLDILRGAQGVVAAASLSSGAASLAQEFDGHARTRAFSLLGTSFGIGLAFGPLMAGVLIEHFGWRSIFMVIAAIGTLAFMFGVPRMRETRDPGATGLDYPGTITFTATLVLFTFGVIQAPASGWDSAPVVLLLIASAVFLVAFIVIETSVKRPMLELSLFRYPRFVGVQILPVGTCYCYIVLVVMLPLRFIGAEGLSEIDAGVLMIALSAPMLVVPLLVASFTRWVSAGVLSGVGFLIAAAGLYWLSLVDFSGAKAALVMPMLVIGIGAGMPWGLMDGLSVSVVPKERAGMAAGIFSTTRVAGEGIALAIATAILAALAHTSLMHVVPDTDARVGARIAEAAQRVVAGDMIHAAAILPEATRHALSMSYADAFTRLLHVLIVITLLSAVATFAFLSRTPGQNDEPDAQTREKQLKETVDA
- a CDS encoding efflux RND transporter permease subunit encodes the protein MNISKFFIDRPIFAAMLSVVILLAGVIALTKLPTAEYPEVVPPSVVVRAQYPGANPKVIAETVASPIEEQINGVENMLYMQSQANSDGNMTTTVTFKLGTDPDKAQQLVQNRVSQAMPRLPEDVQRLGVTTVKSSPTLTMGVNLVSPNDRYDLTYLRNYALINIKDRFAQVPGVGEVVLWGSGDYSMRVWLDPTKVARQNLTATDVVKAIREQNVQVAAGIVGGAPMSTNIPLQLSVNAQGRLKTEDEFRRIILKTSPDGAVTHLGDVARVEMGASDYALRAGIDGKKAVQIILFQQPNANSLQISDDIRRLTAEMQKDMPEGVKAEIVYDPTQFVRESIDAVVHTLFEAILLVVVVVIVFLQTWRASLIPLLAVPVSIVGTFSLMLAFGFTINALSLFGMVLAIGIVVDDAIVVVENVERNIAAGLTPLEASYEAMREVSGPIIAIALTLVAVFVPLAFMSGLTGQFYKQFAMTIAISTVISAFNSLTLSPALSALLLKDHHAPKDWLTRVMDRVFGPFFNLFNRLFNRGSDAYGKGVGGIINRKLAMMAVYAVLLGGTVLLGKIVPGGFVPAQDKDYFVSILQLPAGASLDRTEKVVNEMGDIARQQPGVKHTTEFPGLSVTGLMNSSSSGLVFSVTNPSKERGKGEKAADIVGGLNTKYAGIKDAAIATFPPPPVQGLGTIGGFKLQIEDRGALGYEALNKATQAFLAAAAKAPELGPSFSSYQINVPQLNVELDREKAKQLGVSVTDVFDTMQIYLGSLYVNDFNKFGRVYQVRAQADAPFRATADSILQLKTRNDKGEMVPLSSLVKVTPTYGPEMVVRYNGYLAADINGGPAPGYSSGQAMAAVERIAAQTLPRGIRFEWTDLTYQQILTGNTAFWVFPISVLLVFLVLAAMYESLTLPLAILLIVPMSILSALFGVWLTRGDNNIFTQIGLMVLVGLSAKNAILIVEFARELEIQGRSIVQAAIEACRLRLRPILMTSIAFIMGVVPLVISTGAGSEMRRAMGIAVFFGMLGVTFFGLLLTPVFYVLLRKLSGGKRLRDKHGRRPHVHGPDERDGNEHGASGRPAAADAKVREPALQD
- a CDS encoding efflux transporter outer membrane subunit, encoding MRSTFWKQGFTGSLLLGALLVVAGCSLAPTYDVPATPGVSGTFKEAPPQPLAGEAVGAWKAAQPSEDVARGEWWKVFADPKLDELEQQALDANQNLKAAAARVKEARALNQAARAGLFPTLDAGFGPTRQRVSAASLFEPDGTNVPQQTFWRAQASASYEVDLFGRVASSVDAAKADTQQSEALYRSVLLTLQADVAQNYFALRELDAEAQVFAQAVSLREQALKLVQRRFAEGDITELDLQRAQAELASAKSDAMTVQRLRAASEHGLAVLLGHAPAEFSMAVNPLEPVNFRIPPGLPSSLLERRPDIAAAERGMAAANARIGVAKAAFFPSLTLTGTGGFESATLGDLFKWSSRAFLLGPLAGTALNVPIFDGGRRKGNLANARAVYEEDVAKYRQQVLVAFQEVEDNLSDMRILETQTRTQEEAVNASQRAADLSRKQYVEGAVNYLDVIDAERTVLQARRAAVQLQGVQTASTVNLIRALGGGWDDVVPQPAALGEAGHPTATQTTVAQK